In the genome of Raphanus sativus cultivar WK10039 chromosome 9, ASM80110v3, whole genome shotgun sequence, the window CCATCTATTCAGAGAAAGTACACTTCGCTTCCAAGGTTAGTTTAACTACTTACTTGGAACTGAACCCTGATGAGTTTAAGCGAATGTAAACCCGGTTTGGTTTGTTGCAGAGAACGGGTGTGCTCATCAGATGACGAGGGTGGTGATTCGGTTCACGCCCAAACGTCTTCTGCTTCAGTGGTGTTTACACCTCCGCAGACTACGAGCACAGCGACTAGGCTATCATCACAGAAGACAACACAAATAGACAAAGCAAAAGCGGCTGCAACTCCGGTTAAACGGTCAGCTTGTCTGGTGAGGAGTGATAGTATCTGTGCTTCCAGATCTGTCGGTGTCTCCTCTGCAGTCtcttagacaaaaaaaaaagaagaagtgacTTTCAAGTTGTTTAGCAGCAAATCATTGGTTGTTGCGCGTATTGTATCATGTCTCTACTAGTTTTCACTTAAGCTCtctctatttctctctctcttccttcatTGTTGTTGATGTGGTCATGTTGTGTGTAATGGTTTCTCTTGGAACTTGAATTCATCTATATATCTCTTTAGAAccatatttacaaatctatataTTCATCAGCTTATGAGTTATTATTCTGAGCATATGAGAAGATTCTGCTGCTGAGCTTTTATTTTACTTGTACTATAGGTTCTATGCCTGCGTTAGAGTAAAAGGCACAGTTGTGGCTTTCACACGGTAGGCATAACCATACATGGAACAAAAAAACTTGTTTATCACGAAATCGATTCTACTATTGTGCGTACTGTAACCTTCATGTATTTTGGTTATTGGTTATGTGTTAAGCCACATCTACAAGTTTTGGTATCAAAATTTGGAATTTGTGCAATTCAATGTGTAGGAGAGTTAGAGCTAGCTCTTCATGTTCATTTCCTGAGGTTAACTTTTAAAGCTTCGGCTTGTTTTAACACCATAAAGAACCTTCAAAGAATCAGATTTACAtggatggttttttttttttggcaactgTGCTGATTCAAGAATATGTTGATAATCTCAATCTAGGTGAAGGCCTTGCGTACGGAAAATCATTTCATATCGCCTACAACGGTTGAAGATGCTGAGGAAATCAGCTGATGGGATTTACTTGGCAAACATAGACCTTCTTCTACGTGGACCTGGTGATTTGCTTGTGAAGAAACAGTCTGTGCACTTATTGGTAAACATTCTTTCTTCCGTTACTGTCGTTTTGATGCTCTGTTGCCACAGAATTAAAGTTCTAGGATTTTCTCACGACCTGAAGAAGTTTCCAGCGCTAAAAGCTGAGCTTAGCATGAGACAGCCACTTTGTCTCCTAGGGGACTAAAAGGTTGCATCAGGCCAATGCACATACCATTTTTCTAGTACATACTCTCGGTATGTCGCATCCTCTTTTGGTATTTTTTTACTGTGACGTTTGACAAGATATGTTGTTAACAACTAGTATAGTCCTCTGGGGTCAAGATCATTCCTGTATGGCCATATATAGTAGAGTCTCATGGTCGCATGTAAATGGGACTTGCCTTTAATGGGATCTACAAAAGTACTATAAGTTAGTGGTTGCTTTATACTCAAGTAACTAGTTTGTGGAGTGTGAATTAATGTAGAAAGTGGTAATAGTCCCACCGGTGTTTATGGGGGTAGCAACCAATGGGGAGGTTCACGGGAGAGGGATAGAGGAACAAGTGGTGGCCCACAAAATGTTTCCTACCCAATCATCAAAGAATGTGACCCACTAACCTCCTTGTCTCCTCCCTGTCTTTAAGATACCTTCTCTTTCCTATTGAAACTTGAATTGTTGGTAAATTTGTTTCACTTATCATCGACACTTGTCGTGCGTGAGTCGGGGTCCTTCATCATTATGCGTCCTCTGGTCACTAGGCACTAGCAAAGATCTGTCAATCGTATTGTCACTCAACAAGATCTGAATTGAATCGATCAATACTAAAGAGTATCAGACATGTTTTGAGAAATGAAACATAATCAAGAGATCATCGTTTGAGATAGAACCATATATTTCCTTATTAACAGATTCACATTTATTTTGGTGAATTGAACTTTTTGCAAGTCAGCAATATTTGGTGAtacttttcattttatatagtttCTTTATATGATGATGCATTAGCATGGGAGGTGGGGTTAATAGAGACAATAATCATGATAAGACAATTGCTAATGTTTATGTTGAACACTAAAGACCAAAAGCCTTTCACACATAACTATGCAGGCTTTTTAATCCTTGTTTAGTTCATATTCATAATAGTGAGAAACAATGATCCCTTATTTCTGTTCTGTTGACTTCTAATGTTACTGATGATTATCTTTGGTGTGCGAATTAAAACTGAAACCTTACGAGTACCAAAACGTAAAATGAAAGAATAGCTAGAATGGGTTTGAATCGTTTGattgaccaaaagaaaaagatagaatGGGTTTGGATCCAAAGAGTAGAAGAAAATGATTATGAGACAGAAAAAAATTGACTTTAGAAGATAGTGATGTCGGAAGTAAATCTATGTACGTTCCAAGACGAATTATTTGCTCATTCGAAGCAACAAAAGCTGTTTGTACAAATTGGGGATCCTCTTCCACGACAGTAATAATTGAAGTTTTAGAATCCACGCAAATTCATACTACTTGCGACAACTAAGTCTTGAAAGAGAGTGATTAGTGGTCACTTTTAACAAAAAGTGATCTGTGGTCACTTATAGCGATACTGAAAAAAGTGTCTGAAATAAGAGTACATGATAAAAAGATTGTATcttcatgtgtttttttttgagaaaattgtATCTTCATGCGCGAGCTAAAAGAGCATAAGGCATATATTGCATTCATGATGTTTTGCAAAGAAAATATGATTAgtttttcaattattaattatttttacaaaatcttACTAATTTACCTATATAGTATGAAAATGAATAAGCAATTACTATGGCTCACTGTATGATATTATTAGAGTagaatattagaaaaaaaaaatttagctcAGTTACTCCAAACTAGAACCAATCAGGATAATCATTTTAGTTGAGGGAGAgtaaatgattttgttttccaGTGAATTTGTAGAGTAATATATTCCTCTCTTTTTTAGAAGAGTAAAAGTTTTATTCTCAtaccatatatttatttttcttttttccctctaaatttatttattccAAGTTACTCCAATTTCAAGAATCACTCTTATAGTCACGAAAATCTAGACATATTAATACTTTTTCTGTTTCAGAAAAATTCATATTCtagaaaaaattgtttcaaaaaatacattttttatttttttaatgaattatttaatgaaaatggTAAACTTCTAAAACTTCAATATGTTTATTgaatttctattttctataagttataaaaaattgttatttacaaaaattaatatatttacgatcaaattttaatttgttttttttaatatatatgaaaaatctaaaatatgtattttttttaaggAAGTATAATCATGGACGTACAGCCAAATAATTAAGCAGTTAGTTCAAGAAATTAGCGTAGTTGAATCATTAAATTCAGTGGCTGAGTAGACCGGTCCAGTATGTTATCTTATATTCCATTTTAGTTATCTGATAACTAAATTGATTTACAGGTTTACACATGTAGTCATGTTAGACTCGACAAACTTCACATACATtgtatatacacacacatatatattcaCATCACTATTAATACACGATTTTGCATATACACATAAATCTATCATATTTCTTGTAATTCATTACAAAATCATATACTaatttaaatattgtaaaatgCATGTGAACTGTTGAAGCGTGGATACAAAAATGGTGTTTCTATTAGCTAGTTTAGTCTAAATCGTTTTTGATAAACTAACAAGAGTTAAAGACTTTTAAGAAATCCTTTAAAATTGTTTAGTGAAACGTTACATTTCATGTATATAAACACGTATTATTGAATCTTGAAACATCTTatatttgttgacaaaaaagaaacatcttatatttttatcttttattaaatGGCAATGGGTacgttgtcaaaaaaaaatggcAATGGGtacaaaaaatcaacaaacCCAATAACCATCGAATATGCGTTTCAATCTCAATAATTTTTACCAGTTATATTTCCACGGTCTCGTACGTAGACATAACAAATGTCATAGTTTAACTAGCAGAATAGTAAATGCTATATACTCCTtccttttcaaaaattttattagAGTTTATAcgtaaattttaataataaatatattattttttgtgtttagatattttttataattttaaccgatcaaaattaagtaaaatttcattattaGATACATTAAAAAcgtaaaatattgattttttaaaaacaatttttttctagaacCTAAGTTATTCTGAAACGGATTGACCAATTAATTACATAAACGAACACAAACCTGCCGGTTAGTTTCCCACACTGAGTCATCATCTACTACTCCCTATTGATTTACTTGATTTACTGTTTAAAACGTGTCAGTTAACAATAACTCTTCTTTTGACACACTTATTTTTAGAAATACTAATGTTATTTCCAACCCAGCTCCAAAACACTATTTTAGTATGATTTTCACACAAAAACCTTTTCTAatataacactaaaaattacactattttagtgtaaCACTATAATTTCATATCAAATTTGGTGTGACGCTATTCACCacactaaaatattattcattccattaaaatactattcacttactttattaataaaataaatagataaataaataacaaataaaaacataaatacatataatattataaaaatacttttaatgttaaatttggtgttgtggttAGAATTGAACTTTGTTTAATGTTAAAACTACActaaaataatgtaattttaACACTGAAATAGTGTTATAGAGTGGAGATGCTCTTAACAATAAATCTTCTCTttgctcagaaaaaaaaaaccgatAACTCTTCTCATATTTCTTTGACAGGCAGACTTCAGTCAAATTCtgatatttgaaaattatgttttagtttgtttacacatattaaaattattttttattcattagttttataaattaattatttaacattttatttgattcttaataaaaaataatttttgattttcacaatttatgttttggttttgaaaatATAACACATTATTGGTAtatatttagtgtttttatAATACAGGATAATTTCTttgtatctctctctctctgctcttTCTcctaaatctattttttttgtttgattatttgataaataagcCCATTTTGCAAATACATCAAAGGAATCtacaaatcatttttataatacgggataatatttaaaaacttaagTTCCACAGTTTTAAAAATAGGTGTAGAAGTATAAACTTATCTACCGGACgacttttgatcaaaaaaaaaaatctaatggaCTCCTATAGATTAGGCATCTTGATATAATTTATTCTTTCatggttttgtaattttttttataatcgtggtgtgattttaaaaaaattctaatttaaaaattaatcacCACAAAATCCATAAATATCTAGATTTTTTTACCACTTAAAGCATCTAGAGATGGTCGGATGGCCAAGAAAAATTGAACCCTGAAAGCTTCAACTGGAACTCGTTTACCCACAGCCAAGATTACTTGGTTCATGGCTATATTTTTATGGAAAATATACTATTTACGTACACATGACAATAATATACGTTCGCATATACTACTCTATTACGATCTCCTGTGTGGATTACGCATGCGTGCGTGTGtctatagaaaataaatatgtgtatgtgtcaatataaatataaaggcATCGTCATGCTTCAATTTTGTCTCTTTATTATTAGTCTCGCTCTCTAACTTTACcttctcttcttgtttttttcttgggtACGCAATCCTTCTCTTACTATTCTTCCTCAAGAACCctaaattagttaattaatggCGATTTTACCAGAGAACTCTTCAAAGTTGGATCTCACTATCTCCACTCCCGGCTTCTCTTGCTCTCCTCGATCCGGTAAACCATACATACACAGATTCACTTATACATACTTTGTATATTAAATGATCATAAGTAACTATATGcaaatacacacacacatatatatatatataacaaatatttgtgCGGTTCTTTGTTGTTATTATCAATTATAATTTCTTCacgcaaaaaaaaacagacgAAGGAAGTGGCGGAGAAAGAGAACAGCTGAAGCTAGACATGAATCGATTGCCATCGTCTGACGAGGATGAAGAACTCAGCCACGGTGGCTCTGCTCCTCCGCGCAAGAAACTCCGTCTAACCAAAGAACAGTCTCGCCTTCTTGAAGATAGTTTCAGACAAAATCATACCCTTAATCCTGTAAGTATTATTCCCCTACAAATAGTATCAAcagttttttagttttcttgaataataaatgtattttacactttattttttacgtaaaatatagaaacaaaaggAAACACTTGCTGAACATTTGATGCTACGACCAAGACAAATTGAAGTTTGGTTTCAAAACCGTAGAGCAAGGTacggtttcttcttcttctttttaatacCTTTTTACATTATTGGTGAATAAAAATATCCGACTATAATAAGGTTAAGCATAAGCATTAAACGTTGACGGAATATAAAATAAGGCAAAAAATGAAATCTGAATCGGATTCGACCCACCCCGTTAGCACATAAGTCGTACCCATAGGTAATGTTGTCCTTTTCATGCATTATATCCAGGAACGGACCTAAGCAAGGAACATACTAATACTATAAATTTCTTGTGCAAACtcattaacatataatttttttttagttattttaaaggCTTAACTATGCCACACCCAAATAAAGTTCGAATATTTTAATGATCTGTGTATTTGTTCTTTCAATTATTTTCCACATGatcactttttttcttttctttttgttcttttaattgtttctttatttttctttttttctttaattttgaattctaaaccaataaaaacaaGGTGAATCATCTTAAACTTAAGAAAGCAGTGGCAAAATATCGCTGAATAAAACTATTACTTAACTCAATATGGACatgctctctttctttttcattttgcatattctttttaccaaaataaatattatatttaatttttattctacaatcttaagtttattttaaaatatttagattaaaactaaaatgaataaatgtttttaatgaaattatcatgttaaacatataaattttattatattacttaaaactaatatttaaaattagaaaatgttttttatttgacctatttttaaaaataagatgtAAATTTTAATGACTAAAAAttagattataatttatttcacTAAATTATTTTCCGTGTCCAAAGAATCAATTAAATAGATATGAGACTTTAGAAAAGATAAAATCACCTGTTGTAACTCAGACGGAGAATTAATATTGGTGTCAATCTTGTTATCATAGAAATTTAGCTTCATTTCCCGCCTAATCTAGCCAACTCCAGTGTTATTTCCTCATATGCTCTTACTCCATCTGCATCACAAAATTATTTCGGTCCATTAGAATTCTCAATGCGCGAGTACACTTGGCTATAACTCTTTTTGCATTAACAATCATATCCCATTTTTCAGTTCTTGTCCATCATAGTTATCTCCCTTTTTAGATGATGTTATTTCTTCTTGTGAAACCTAGTTGTATATGCTGAAAAGaatttatagtttaaaaattcaaatgcTTTCATAAAAAATGGGGAAATAACTATGgtagataaaaacaaaaagtgaGATATAATTGTTGATGCGAAAAAAGTTATAGCCATGTTTGCTCGTGCATTTAAAATCATGAGTCATGAGTCATCGTTAAAATGGAAATTTGGTACGCagttaaatgtattaaaaaagaattttgatcttttttttttccatctagaTTTATTAAGGGATAAAACCCATTGGACAGAATCCAATTACAGACAAAAGAAAGATAacccaacaacaacaaaaatgcgATATTGGATCCAAACAACCCGAAAGCCCAACAAACCAAAACACAAGTCCACTTTCGAAAAGAAACCAAGAGACGCCACTCGTAGCCACACGTCTAAAGTGGCCGGTACACGTGTTGAAACCCTCACCTATGAGGCAACACGCGTCACATGGCCGTCTCATCGCAAAATCCAGCCACCGAATCGCCAGAACACCACCGGAACCAGAACAACTCAACGGCAAAGACCATCCCCGCCAGAGCCCTATCCCTTGGAGAGCACCAATCAACGAAATTGCGATTTCATCCAAGTCATACCCGCAAAGGCGAACGTCACAACACCGGAACCACCCACCAACGGAGAGCTTCAATCAGAAAGATCCGAGATCTCATCCGCGGTATCGCTTCATCATAACCTGAGCCACTTATCGTCGCACCAACGAAGTGTTAAGAAACCCGAAACCCCAATCATACCCAAAAGCCGGATGATTCCGTCGAGAAACCCGCGAACCACCGGAGTCAGAGCCGGCTACACCACGGTGAGAAGATCGCCGTGCACCGGAGTCATCGCCGGCTACACCGTGTCGAGAAGAGCACCGTGTACCAGAGTCACGTCATAAGtcaggagaagaaagaagaagaaaacctccATGACTCATCTCTCTCAAGGAAGAGAGAAGCGAGAGAGTCTACCATTCTCTTTTAACTCAAAACTCAGTTCAAAAGAATTTTGATCTATCAAATAATTGTGAACAGAGGGGAAAGGTATCGTGCAATAAATAAGAAGAGTTTCAATATTGGTCGTATACTATTACGACGGTTTCCCAAGTAAAAGTATAATCATAATCACAtcctttttgtttttagtataaTAGAAGTATACTGTATTATCTGTCAATAAATGAAGTTAACCAGTTGCACAAAAAAAGTCAATAAATGAAGTTACCAATCAATGTGTTTTCTTCCTTCTGCCTCGTGTACTTACTTTCTCATCAATGTCATTTGACTCATAATTCATTTGGCCATTCAGCGTTTTCTAATTTAGATGGCTTTATATACTCCCTATGTTTCATTGCTTAGGTAGTTTAAGCCAAAACTTtttgtttcacaatataagGTATTTGCATAATCCAAAATAACTTTTGCattaattaaatattgtatGACCAATCAAATAATACATGCCTTTTaattattggttgaatttatatattaaatatttatttttaagtaatCATTTTCTTGATATTAACACTTTTAAATAGAActacttataaataaaaacagagggagtatttataCTTTAGTATATTTTCCATGGCCCTTTAGTATAGTATTTATTTGCATCGTCGACAAGCATATTAGATCCCTTTTTTATGTTGGAAGTTACCAACTTGTATAAAACATCTATGCGTTTAATCTATCTAGATCAATAAATAATTAACTCGTACTGTACCCTTTTTGGATTTGTTTGGTGTAGGAGTAAATTGAAGCAAACTGAGATGGAATGCGAGTATCTTAAAAGGTGGTTTGGTTCGTTAACGGAGCAAAACAACATGCTTCATATACAAGTAGAAGAGCTTAGAGCTATGAAGGTGGGCTCATCCACTATGACCCCCGCCTCGACCCTCACCATGTGTCCTCGCTGCGAGCGAGTTACCACCGCAGTGATCCCCTCTATGGCTGTGGTGGACGTTCCGGTCAAGAAAATGATTCCGCCGCAAGAGCGCGAGCATTAATTTacgtatttttattattagtattGAATATGGTTTAGTCAACGAAAGTCAGGTCAACCCATGCATAAGCCATAGCACCAAAATTATCACATGATTCCGTATAAGTATTACGTAGGGATTCTTGCGCTCACAACGATgatttgtaaatgttttttttaatagtcaATGTTTAGTTTTTCCGGAACTTGCAATGGCTTCTTTATTTCTTCTGTCATGGATCATTAGATAGGAATCTAAGAGCATCCACAACCATGGACTTGTTAGAAGAGTCCTTAGGATtattaaagtaatttttttttttgagaagttAAGGACTCTAATGTGTGCAATGGTATTCCTTAATTAGGAGTTTTTCATAACAAACTTGTTTTCTCTTTATCAAAACGAACAAAGAGTATATACACATACACACTCTCTTTGCCAAACTTGTTTTCTCTTTGCCAAACTTAATCTTTAACAACAGAGGATAAATAAAGAAcagttaaaaaaagaaaaaaaagaaacaaggcCAAAATATTGCATATGCCTGTGCTTCTAGTTCTGCAATTCTCTGTAATGACGCTTGCTCTATGCACACACGGCGTTTGCGTTCCTCGTCGAGCAAACATGTCATCTTGTACCTTAGTTCAGCCATTTCTTGAGTAAGGTCTTCCGCTTCTTCCTTCGCCTTCAGTTTCTCCTCTTTCAGTTCCTCCTGCACATACCAAAACTAGTTAAGATTAACCCTCTGCAGCTGTATCTGTTTCTCCATATCCTCCATTTTATCAATCAAATTTATAGAGATAACACACAAACGCAATGAGATTTTCAcccaaaaacatttttttttcagaacatAGACAATGAAAGAAACTCACAATGAGGCTCAACACATGAAGAAAGAACACCGAGATCATTATTCAAGAAAAGAAACTGAAAACATGAAGAAAGCAAAGAGAAGAACCAACAAACATGAAGAAACGACACCGTTAACTCCAAACGCGAAAGTTCCTGAGTTATTGTCCTTAGTAGCCGGAGTATAGCCATCCTCAGCTTTGTTTGTAATGAGGATGACCACAATCCAATTATCAACAAAGATAGGTGGCGAAGGATGGTTTAAGTAACTTACGTTGCTCTGcagaacaaaaagaaagatagagagagagagactggtCAAGGAGTTTCTCGTGACACAAACCTTAGCTTCCAATAGCTCACTCAGCTTTGAACCCAAAGAATCTCGTCGAGTCTTTAGTGAGTTTAACAAAGTATTATACTCAATCACTCCTGCTTCTTCCTCTGTaaccaaacacacacacacgaagaaaattttatcaaacaaaatCGAGGAAGAGAAGCTTACTCCTCCCCATGGTTTCCCCTATATCAAATCCAAAATCAACTATTCAACGAAGCGGTCGAAGTTACAGAGCTCACCGGATCGGAGGCAACATATCCACACCGgatgatggagaagaagacTCACCGGATCGGAGGCGACGAGGCGGACGATTCGATCGGAAACTCAAAAGCGTGGCGAGAACCCAGACGATCTTCATCTCCTCGACATCGAGTTCGGCTTTGTTCCTTTCATCAGACCAATACTCTCTCCACCAATAGCAACATGCCACCTGCACTAAGGATCAGCTAAGGATCAGGTCCTTCAAGTGCCTATTTACGGACTGATCCTTAGTTATGTTTgctttaatattattattataatcacaaaaaaaaaattagccgCTAAGGACTTGTGATGATGCTCCGTTGCAGATGGTCTAAATATGATTTTAACCTAACCAAACCGACTAGATCTCATTTATTATATGGCGATAAACTTTATGTTCAAATCTCTCTAACCTATAATACTACTTTAGTATAGTTTTAGCAGTAAAAATGAATTCTTTTCTGAAGCAGTGAAGCATTTGGCTTAACAGATCTTATTACTACAAATTCTTTTGAACAATTATAGTTTGACCGGATTTCAGATTTCTGTTTTGGTACACGAAACCGTAACGATCGAGATGTAAATTAGACGTAGTTCAccgtttaaaaaaaatcatcatcgCATCTGCCATGAATGTAAGTATTGTGACCTTTCACTTACTCGAGAGCGAGTGCAATATATAAGTGGTGTGAAGGGTTTGGGCCCGAGCCTCATTCTTGATGGGCCAGTAACAGGTTGATATAATTTGGGCTGCATCACTATTGGCCCACTCCAGCTCCTTGCACCTGATTACACAcgagacatatatatatgtgaagtGTGTTTGATTAGGGTTAACGCAAGATAaggaaacacatagtttacggCAACAAGGATCAAGTCAATCAGGTGGACAGCAAGAGGCAACAACACAAGATCAATCACTTAGGCTTAAGTCTATTGTATCTAAGGGTTTGTTGGTATCCTCTAGCTAGGAGTATTTGATCCTATTGTAAACTATTATCTAGCACACTGATTTGGTGTAGCTTGAGACTCTTTGATCTAGTGGATTTTGGGAGCAGGAGTTCTCCCACGAGACGTACCGCGCCGAGGGCCGGGAACTCGTTAAATTGATTGTGTCATTTACTTTCAGTTTGAACCTAGATCTAAGCTAACTTGAATCCTAAGTAACCTAACCAATAATCTtcacaagtggtatcagagcttccgGTTCTACACAGTAAGGTTActtaggagagagagagaaggtaATACTGAGTACCTGACTCTATGGTGAAGTCGAAGGACCGTGTCGAGATCGACAGGTTCGAAGGTGATGGGGACTTCGCCTTATGGAAAGTTAGGATGCTTGCTCACTTCGGAGTGCTCGGTTTGAAAGCGATTCTCACCGACGAGAAGCTCTTGAAGGATGATTCTGATTCAAAGGATGAACCGGAGTCTGCCATGAAAGACACCGGAAAGGGACTGGCTGGTATTGTTAAATCTGCACCTGCAATGGATCCAGCCAAATTCGAAAAATCAGAGAAAGCTAAGGATTTGATTGTGCTCAACGTTGGGAATAAAGTCC includes:
- the LOC108826258 gene encoding homeobox-leucine zipper protein ATHB-17-like; the encoded protein is MAILPENSSKLDLTISTPGFSCSPRSDEGSGGEREQLKLDMNRLPSSDEDEELSHGGSAPPRKKLRLTKEQSRLLEDSFRQNHTLNPKQKETLAEHLMLRPRQIEVWFQNRRARSKLKQTEMECEYLKRWFGSLTEQNNMLHIQVEELRAMKVGSSTMTPASTLTMCPRCERVTTAVIPSMAVVDVPVKKMIPPQEREH
- the LOC130499892 gene encoding uncharacterized protein LOC130499892 produces the protein MKIVWVLATLLSFRSNRPPRRLRSEEEAGVIEYNTLLNSLKTRRDSLGSKLSELLEAKEELKEEKLKAKEEAEDLTQEMAELRYKMTCLLDEERKRRVCIEQASLQRIAELEAQAYAIFWPCFFFFFF